A genomic region of Arachis stenosperma cultivar V10309 chromosome 9, arast.V10309.gnm1.PFL2, whole genome shotgun sequence contains the following coding sequences:
- the LOC130948791 gene encoding acireductone dioxygenase 1 codes for MAIEAWFMDDSNEDPRLPHQTNPKHSVSLNQLSELGVLYWKLNPNIYEDDQELNKIRETRGYNYMDILDLCPEKVENYEEKLKNFYTEHIHQDEEIRYCLEGSGYFDVRDKDDRWIRIWIKAGDLIILPAGIYHRFTLDTSNYVKLMRLFMGEPVWTAYNRPQEDNPARKEYIKSLTEKPGMPVAAH; via the exons ATGGCGATTGAG GCATGGTTCATGGACGATAGCAATGAGGATCCAAGGCTTCCTCACCAAACCAACCCCAAACATTCTGTTTCCTTAAACCAATTATCAG AATTAGGAGTCTTGTACTGGAAGCTTAATCCCAATATCTATGAGGATGATCAGGAATTGAACAAAATCAGAGAAACCAGGGGATACAATTACATG GATATACTTGATTTATGCCCAGAAAAAGTGGAAAATTATGAAGAGAAGTTGAAGAACTTCTACACCGAGCACATTCATCAGGATGAAGAGATTCGTTATTGTTTGGAAGGGAGCGGCTACTTTGATGTCCGGGACAAGGACGATCGCTGGATTCGCATTTGGATTAAGGCCGGtgatctcatcattttacctgCTGGAATCTACCATCGGTTCACTCTAGACACTAGTAACTATGTGAAG TTAATGAGGTTGTTTATGGGGGAGCCAGTATGGACTGCATATAATCGACCTCAAGAGGACAACCCTGCCAGAAAGGAATACATCAAGAGCCTGACCGAGAAACCCGGCATGCCGGTCGCAGCTCACTAG
- the LOC130948789 gene encoding protein TIFY 4B isoform X1: MNGAGPTATATATATATFRSILDKPLHQLTEDDISQLTREDCRRFLKEKGMRRPSWNKSQAIQQVISLKALLEPSNDDAPAVVPTLHSTSPPRPPPQPQGDLNDAPPAEDPALHAADDIQKSASSPEKPTETNDTNVVSPRACATSGVGQMTIFYCGKVNVYDGVSPDKAQAIMQFAASPVQFAQEDPVNRNTTVWVSPCHIPLDKDVPVPVDTTMVQVAQADKMMEYPLHYREKGIIARDADLDGQASRQVSLQRYREKRKDRGRLKGKKLPGVTSSNLEMYLLPPKIQTSNGNSSRSSTCSPPQPRPPLAFSGSADNPLKVGLPIDLNDKDVQEC, from the exons ATGAACGGCGCAGGGCCCACAGCCACAGCCACCGCCACTGCCACCGCCACCTTCAGGTCTATCCTCGACAAGCCCCTTCACCAGCTCACCGAAGATGACATTTCCCAACTCACTCGCGAAGACTGTCGCAGATTCCTCAAAGAAAAAg GGATGCGCAGGCCTTCGTGGAACAAATCGCAGGCAATTCAGCAGGTCATTTCCCTGAAGGCGCTGCTCGAGCCCTCCAACGACGACGCCCCCGCCGTCGTTCCCACCCTCCATTCTACCTCTCCACCTCGGCCTCCGCCTCAGCCTCAA GGGGATTTGAACGATGCTCCGCCCGCTGAAGATCCGGCTCTTCATGCTGCCGATGACATTCAGAAATCTGCGTCGTCTCCCGAAAAACCCACTGAAACCAATGACACCAACGTTGTCAGCCCCAG AGCATGTGCAACTAGCGGAGTTGGGCAAATGACGATATTCTACTGTGGTAAGGTGAATGTCTATGATGGAGTCTCACCTGATAAG GCACAGGCTATCATGCAATTTGCAGCAAGTCCAGTCCAATTTGCTCAGGAGGATCCTGTAAACAGAAATACAACAGTCTGGGTTTCTCCTTGTCACATACCATTGGATAAGGATGTCCCAGTTCCTGTTGATACAACAATGGTGCAGGTTGCTCAAGCAG ATAAGATGATGGAATATCCTCTGCATTACAGGGAGAAGGGAATCATAGCTCGTGATGCTG ATCTAGATGGTCAGGCAAGCAGACAAGTTTCATTGCAACGATATCGTGAAAAGCGAAAAGACAG GGGAAGATTGAAGGGCAAGAAATTGCCTGGGGTAACGTCATCTAACTTGGAGATGTATTTGCTTCCACCGAAAATCCAGACCTCAAATGGCAATTCAAGCCGAAGTAGCACGTGCTCCCCACCACAGCCTAGACCGCCTCTTGCTTTCAGTGGCTCGGCTGACAACCCGCTAAAAGTTGGCCTTCCCATTGATCTCAATGACAAAG ATGTTCAAGAATGCTAA
- the LOC130948789 gene encoding protein TIFY 4B isoform X2 codes for MNGAGPTATATATATATFRSILDKPLHQLTEDDISQLTREDCRRFLKEKGMRRPSWNKSQAIQQVISLKALLEPSNDDAPAVVPTLHSTSPPRPPPQPQGDLNDAPPAEDPALHAADDIQKSASSPEKPTETNDTNVVSPRACATSGVGQMTIFYCGKVNVYDGVSPDKAQAIMQFAASPVQFAQEDPVNRNTTVWVSPCHIPLDKDVPVPVDTTMVQVAQADKMMEYPLHYREKGIIARDADGQASRQVSLQRYREKRKDRGRLKGKKLPGVTSSNLEMYLLPPKIQTSNGNSSRSSTCSPPQPRPPLAFSGSADNPLKVGLPIDLNDKDVQEC; via the exons ATGAACGGCGCAGGGCCCACAGCCACAGCCACCGCCACTGCCACCGCCACCTTCAGGTCTATCCTCGACAAGCCCCTTCACCAGCTCACCGAAGATGACATTTCCCAACTCACTCGCGAAGACTGTCGCAGATTCCTCAAAGAAAAAg GGATGCGCAGGCCTTCGTGGAACAAATCGCAGGCAATTCAGCAGGTCATTTCCCTGAAGGCGCTGCTCGAGCCCTCCAACGACGACGCCCCCGCCGTCGTTCCCACCCTCCATTCTACCTCTCCACCTCGGCCTCCGCCTCAGCCTCAA GGGGATTTGAACGATGCTCCGCCCGCTGAAGATCCGGCTCTTCATGCTGCCGATGACATTCAGAAATCTGCGTCGTCTCCCGAAAAACCCACTGAAACCAATGACACCAACGTTGTCAGCCCCAG AGCATGTGCAACTAGCGGAGTTGGGCAAATGACGATATTCTACTGTGGTAAGGTGAATGTCTATGATGGAGTCTCACCTGATAAG GCACAGGCTATCATGCAATTTGCAGCAAGTCCAGTCCAATTTGCTCAGGAGGATCCTGTAAACAGAAATACAACAGTCTGGGTTTCTCCTTGTCACATACCATTGGATAAGGATGTCCCAGTTCCTGTTGATACAACAATGGTGCAGGTTGCTCAAGCAG ATAAGATGATGGAATATCCTCTGCATTACAGGGAGAAGGGAATCATAGCTCGTGATGCTG ATGGTCAGGCAAGCAGACAAGTTTCATTGCAACGATATCGTGAAAAGCGAAAAGACAG GGGAAGATTGAAGGGCAAGAAATTGCCTGGGGTAACGTCATCTAACTTGGAGATGTATTTGCTTCCACCGAAAATCCAGACCTCAAATGGCAATTCAAGCCGAAGTAGCACGTGCTCCCCACCACAGCCTAGACCGCCTCTTGCTTTCAGTGGCTCGGCTGACAACCCGCTAAAAGTTGGCCTTCCCATTGATCTCAATGACAAAG ATGTTCAAGAATGCTAA